Proteins encoded by one window of Kribbella italica:
- a CDS encoding MerR family transcriptional regulator: MMQEELAEAVTIGEASRLSGLPVETLRYYDREGLFGDLPRDTGGRRRFTPDTLGLLDILLRLRRTGMPVEQVREFAQHVRAGDHLRTERLALLRAHRERVAIDLTQLEADLELIDWKITAYQSTEDGTDPPPRD, from the coding sequence ATGATGCAGGAAGAACTGGCAGAAGCCGTCACCATCGGCGAGGCCTCACGACTCTCCGGCCTGCCAGTGGAGACCTTGCGGTACTACGACCGCGAGGGCCTCTTCGGCGACCTCCCCCGAGACACCGGCGGCCGCCGCCGCTTCACCCCCGACACTCTCGGCCTGCTCGACATCCTCCTACGCCTCCGCCGTACCGGCATGCCCGTCGAACAGGTCCGCGAGTTCGCCCAACACGTCCGAGCCGGCGACCACCTCCGCACCGAACGCCTCGCCCTCCTCCGAGCCCACCGCGAACGAGTAGCCATCGACCTGACCCAACTGGAGGCCGACCTAGAACTCATCGACTGGAAGATCACCGCCTACCAGTCCACCGAAGACGGCACCGACCCGCCCCCACGCGACTAA